ATAAGCGCGCAGAAGGTATTGGCAACCGCCAGAATACGGGCGTTCAGACAGATGGCCCCATCATTCAGGGCCAGGGGATAGCCGCTGCCATCCAGGCGCTCGTACATCTGGGTGATGGCCTCCAGCACCGGCAGGCCAAAGTCTATGTCTGCCAGGGCCTCGCGGGCAAATTCCACATGCTGTTGCAGCAAAGCCCGTTCCTGCGCCGAGAGCGCGCCTGTCTTGGTGAGCAGATCCTTGGGAAGCTGGATCATGCCCACATGCGAGAGGTTGGCTGCCGTGCGCAGGGTGGCAAGGGTTTCCGCATCGTTGCGGCCAAGCCCGCAGGCCAGAGAAACCGCCAGTTGCGCCGTAAAGGCCGACTGCCCGCGCAGATAGGTATCCACGGCTTCAATGGCCTTGACGAAAGCGTTGACGGTCTGGGCGACCATTTGCTGAGAACGCTGCTGCGCCACAGCTATATCCGTCATGTCGCTGTACACGGAGACCATGCCCGAGAGCCGCCCGTTTTCATCGCGAAACGGAGTGCAGGAGGTAAGATAATAGCGCAGCTTGCCATCCACCAGCAGGGCTTCGGCAAAGCTGAAGGGTTCGCCCGCCCTGTGCACGGCCAGCGTGTGGGTTACAAGGCTGCGCGCAAGCTCCATATCCAGCTCGGAATATTTCAGCCCGCGCAGCTCCGTGGCTTTTTCCCTGCCGCACAAACGGGCAAAGCTCTGGTTGGCGTAATGGATGACGCCGTTCAGGTCGTTGAGCACTATGCCTGCCGACAGGGCGGAATTTACGCCGTCCATGATCTGCTTTTGCTGGTTGACCACCAGATAGAGCTTGTGCATCTGCTCCGCCACGGCGCGCTCGTTACGGCTCACAAGGCTCCACCACAGTGCGGCCAGCAGGCCGCCAGCCAGCGCCGCCATGATCAGCGAAGCCACAACTACATTCTGCCGTATGCCGGCAAATTTTTCATCAATGCGGCTCATGGGCAAGGTCTGCTCCACAAGCCAGGGCAGGTTGGGCACGGGCAGGGCAAGCCCGTATATCTCGCGCTCGCCTTCCGGCAGGCCGGGATCAATACGTGTGCCGAGCGGCAGTTTTTCATCATGCAGCGACCAGCCGGGCAAATCTGATACGCCCGACACTTCGGTAGGCGCAATGCGTTGCAGCTTTTCACCAAAGGACTGAAGAATAAAGGTATTGTACTGGCTGCCATTGCCCGCTTCGCCCGTTGCCGCAGCGGTTACAGGCAAGACGCTGTAGGTGGCCAGCAACAGGGAAACCACCCGGTCGCCGGTTGAATCCACATACAAAGGCGCAAAAATGGGAAAGGCCATATCCATGACAAGCCTGCCGTTTTCACGCCGCACAGGCATGAGAACAGGCTGTTTGCTGTTCAGCGCCTGCTGCAAATAGGGCTTCTGCTCCTCATCGGGCGGCTGCACTCCTTCCGGGGCGAGGTACATCTGCATGTCTGTGTTAACCAGGCTCGCGCCGCTGAAGCTGTTTTTCTCCATGAAGTCGCTGAGATAGTCGACCATCAACGGAAGGCGCGGGGCAATTTTTTTCAGTGGCTCGCTGTTGCTGGCAGTGTCTGCCGGGGGCTCCGTATCCGCTTCGGCCCCATTCTGGCTTTGCCGGGCCATCTGCAGCATATCCGTGGCGGGCACGCCCGCGCTGGCAACCTCTGCGGCAAACAGCCGCAGCATATCCTGCGCGACAAAAATATTTACCTGACCGGCAAGGGTGCCAGACCACACGGTGAGCAGGGCCACCTTGCCCGAGGCCTGGGAGTTCATGTCCTGCCCCATTTCACGCAGCAGCTGAGCGCGCGAATCATGCAGATACCAACGTGCAAAAATAAAAATCAGGCAGAGCACCAGCACAAATAGTGCCGACATGGTCAACGCCGCCTTGCGGTTGCGCTGGGCTACGCCTGGGAGAGTCAGTTCTTGGGGTGCCATATATTTTCCTTCATCGGGCTGCGCGTCTCGATAAACCAGTATAATAACCCAGAGGGTACATGCCCGAACGGCTTGCCCCAGACCGCGCCGATTTCTGAATCATTGAACACTGAAAATGCTGGCTTGCGCAGGCTAAAGCCAGTCTGCCCGCATTTTCGTTCTACCGCTCGCGCAGGGCATTCTGCTTGGCCTTGAGAATGGGCTTGAGCAGATAATCCAGCACGGTTTTCTTGCCGATCATAATGTCTGCCGTCACCACCATGCCCGGCATAATGGGCAGAGATTCGTTATGGTAGACAATGGCGTTTTTCTGGGTGCGGATCTTTACAAGATAAAAGTGCTCGCCCCTTTTGTCTTCAATGGTATCGGCGCTGATGGATTCAAGCTTGCCTTCAATCCCGCCGTAAATGGAGAAATCATAGGCTGAAACCTTGACCATGACATTCTGTCCCGGGCGCAGAAAGGCCACATCCTGCGGTTTGACCTTGGCTTCCACGACCAGTGTGTCGTCAAGCGGCACAAGGTCCATGATGGGTTCGCCGGGTTTGACCACGC
This portion of the Desulfovibrio desulfuricans genome encodes:
- a CDS encoding HD domain-containing phosphohydrolase, coding for MAPQELTLPGVAQRNRKAALTMSALFVLVLCLIFIFARWYLHDSRAQLLREMGQDMNSQASGKVALLTVWSGTLAGQVNIFVAQDMLRLFAAEVASAGVPATDMLQMARQSQNGAEADTEPPADTASNSEPLKKIAPRLPLMVDYLSDFMEKNSFSGASLVNTDMQMYLAPEGVQPPDEEQKPYLQQALNSKQPVLMPVRRENGRLVMDMAFPIFAPLYVDSTGDRVVSLLLATYSVLPVTAAATGEAGNGSQYNTFILQSFGEKLQRIAPTEVSGVSDLPGWSLHDEKLPLGTRIDPGLPEGEREIYGLALPVPNLPWLVEQTLPMSRIDEKFAGIRQNVVVASLIMAALAGGLLAALWWSLVSRNERAVAEQMHKLYLVVNQQKQIMDGVNSALSAGIVLNDLNGVIHYANQSFARLCGREKATELRGLKYSELDMELARSLVTHTLAVHRAGEPFSFAEALLVDGKLRYYLTSCTPFRDENGRLSGMVSVYSDMTDIAVAQQRSQQMVAQTVNAFVKAIEAVDTYLRGQSAFTAQLAVSLACGLGRNDAETLATLRTAANLSHVGMIQLPKDLLTKTGALSAQERALLQQHVEFAREALADIDFGLPVLEAITQMYERLDGSGYPLALNDGAICLNARILAVANTFCALMRPRSYREAHSTEDALNILSETPPKYDATVVGSLRAFLETEQGMVFLEHLLGDPQPNSA